One genomic segment of Catalinimonas alkaloidigena includes these proteins:
- a CDS encoding sulfatase: MNKVIITGIVVLMWWWIPTQLSAQAEQPNILLIITDQQHADMMSSAGNRWLETPNIDRLAEKGMRFTKAYVTNPVCSPSRFSMFTGRYPSAIDMRHNASVLDQEMLKEIIPEAVGFTFKKAGYETFYGGKSHLPAGGKDASGYGFGHHISLDERDELAEETAAFLLNRKSATPFFAAVNLINPHDICYAAIRDFPPQNRPPAQVPSPLAEAMTIPDSIPEEVFFSRYCPPLPANFEPTHDEPEAIMQLKALHSFTIDARKNWSEKEWRMHRWAYHRLTERVDQQIGQVLDALKKSDVGENTIVIFTSDHGEMNGSHRLEHKTVFYEESSNVPLIVWYEGMRQGGEVDKEHLISNGLDLYPTLCELAGIEVPTELPGISFAPLLQGDAEAYPGRKYLYMENELGYMARDEHYKYALYDNGEEMLIDLQNDPGEMINMAGKSVYRLVQDTLKNHLLKHIDRKIK, from the coding sequence ATGAACAAAGTTATTATTACAGGCATAGTGGTTTTGATGTGGTGGTGGATACCCACACAGCTTTCTGCTCAGGCAGAACAGCCCAACATCTTACTCATTATTACAGACCAGCAGCATGCTGATATGATGAGCTCCGCAGGTAACAGATGGCTGGAAACGCCTAATATTGACCGGCTGGCAGAAAAAGGTATGAGGTTTACCAAAGCCTATGTGACCAATCCCGTCTGCTCGCCTTCAAGGTTCAGCATGTTTACCGGGAGGTACCCAAGCGCCATTGATATGAGGCACAATGCCAGTGTGCTAGATCAGGAAATGCTAAAGGAGATTATTCCTGAGGCTGTCGGCTTTACCTTCAAAAAAGCAGGCTATGAAACTTTCTATGGGGGAAAGTCTCATTTACCCGCGGGAGGGAAAGATGCTAGTGGCTATGGCTTTGGTCATCATATCTCCCTTGATGAGCGTGATGAACTGGCGGAAGAAACTGCGGCCTTTTTGTTAAACAGGAAATCAGCTACTCCTTTTTTTGCGGCAGTAAATCTTATTAACCCTCATGACATTTGTTATGCCGCCATCCGGGACTTTCCTCCGCAAAACCGACCGCCAGCCCAGGTGCCTTCACCCTTGGCAGAGGCGATGACCATACCTGATTCTATACCAGAAGAAGTTTTCTTCTCTCGCTACTGCCCTCCTTTGCCTGCTAATTTTGAGCCTACGCATGATGAACCGGAAGCCATTATGCAATTGAAAGCGCTGCATTCTTTTACAATAGATGCCCGTAAAAACTGGTCAGAAAAAGAGTGGCGCATGCATCGCTGGGCTTATCACCGCCTGACAGAAAGAGTTGATCAACAAATTGGTCAGGTGCTGGACGCTTTAAAAAAGTCAGATGTCGGGGAGAACACAATCGTCATATTTACTTCTGACCACGGTGAAATGAATGGATCGCATCGGCTGGAGCATAAAACAGTTTTTTATGAGGAGTCTTCTAATGTGCCATTGATCGTATGGTATGAAGGTATGCGTCAGGGAGGAGAAGTAGACAAAGAACATCTGATCTCTAACGGACTGGACTTGTATCCTACGCTTTGTGAGTTGGCGGGAATCGAGGTTCCCACAGAGCTGCCGGGTATTTCCTTTGCCCCTCTGCTGCAAGGGGATGCTGAAGCCTACCCGGGCAGGAAGTATCTCTATATGGAAAATGAGCTTGGCTATATGGCCAGAGATGAACACTATAAGTATGCCCTGTATGACAA
- a CDS encoding glycoside hydrolase family 88 protein — MKSKMNRRESITYLSLGCALPFVSPDISLQGMVNLKAAYTYVELEVSSSFPTALPSQLRVPFAWNYFGLGMEGGMTKLSLKAKVGRSTKELRLRLTTALDSREEKEIEVSIPDTDIVLGILDCKYAPVLQLTELVIDTQYLEQIEEKGLQIKLVKGNLPAYFFSDTNAKERGNDFLFPHLLVVNKQNNKPQDVFLGQLKSLGALQPFDWMEGCVLDGLWQIYSRKKDAKALDTIKVHLDLYFDDQGRLIVEDPKSRIADNIVNNIEATLPFAVLARLYPEHPILKKVEQFWEKHQQNINATITAEGAYTIAYPMAVLAEAWNRKDLAEAALHQLRLRKKLVFEGDNYLRYYPEKDSRTYKNWARGLAWYMLGLVRTLSILKDTAEVDDLLEELDRVTQFVLLHQQKNGLWNCFLDNPDTTVDTSGSAGISAAIATGIREGLLNVPVSKAKATWKGLLPFLTPDGLLSGVAQSNRGGEELQRSDYRVISQMGMGLMGQLYAYL; from the coding sequence ATGAAAAGTAAGATGAACCGAAGAGAAAGTATCACATATCTGTCGTTAGGGTGCGCTCTGCCTTTTGTAAGCCCAGATATATCATTGCAGGGCATGGTAAATTTAAAAGCGGCTTACACCTATGTTGAACTGGAAGTGAGTTCATCTTTCCCTACAGCATTGCCTTCCCAACTGAGAGTGCCTTTTGCGTGGAATTATTTTGGTTTAGGAATGGAAGGAGGAATGACTAAACTAAGCTTGAAAGCCAAAGTAGGACGTTCTACCAAAGAGCTGAGGTTAAGACTGACCACCGCATTGGATAGTCGGGAAGAAAAAGAGATAGAGGTCAGTATTCCTGATACAGACATAGTACTGGGTATATTGGACTGCAAGTACGCTCCGGTATTGCAGCTTACAGAACTGGTCATTGATACGCAGTATCTGGAGCAGATAGAAGAAAAGGGGCTGCAAATTAAGCTTGTAAAAGGTAATCTGCCTGCTTATTTTTTTTCTGATACCAATGCGAAAGAGCGAGGGAATGATTTTCTCTTTCCTCACCTGTTGGTGGTCAATAAGCAAAATAACAAACCACAGGATGTATTCCTCGGCCAGCTGAAATCATTAGGTGCTTTACAACCTTTCGACTGGATGGAAGGATGTGTGTTGGATGGCCTATGGCAAATATATAGCCGTAAGAAGGATGCCAAGGCGCTGGATACGATCAAGGTGCATCTTGATTTGTATTTTGATGATCAAGGCAGACTCATTGTGGAAGACCCCAAAAGTAGAATCGCTGATAATATAGTAAACAATATAGAAGCGACACTACCTTTTGCTGTACTTGCCCGCCTGTATCCTGAGCATCCTATCCTGAAAAAAGTAGAACAGTTTTGGGAAAAGCATCAGCAAAACATAAATGCTACCATCACGGCTGAAGGTGCTTATACCATTGCCTATCCTATGGCAGTACTGGCAGAAGCCTGGAATAGAAAAGATTTAGCTGAGGCGGCCCTGCATCAGCTGAGATTGCGAAAAAAACTGGTTTTTGAAGGAGACAATTATCTCCGTTATTATCCTGAAAAAGATAGTAGAACCTATAAAAACTGGGCAAGAGGGTTAGCCTGGTATATGCTGGGCTTGGTACGTACACTTTCTATTTTAAAAGATACAGCCGAGGTAGATGATCTGCTGGAAGAATTGGATCGGGTAACGCAATTTGTGCTGCTCCATCAGCAGAAAAATGGCTTGTGGAATTGTTTTCTTGACAATCCTGATACCACAGTTGATACTTCGGGTTCAGCGGGAATTAGTGCGGCTATTGCTACAGGGATTAGGGAAGGGTTGCTGAATGTCCCTGTTTCTAAAGCGAAAGCCACCTGGAAGGGACTACTTCCATTTCTTACGCCCGACGGCCTGCTCTCCGGTGTAGCTCAGAGTAACAGAGGAGGAGAGGAGTTGCAGCGCAGCGATTATCGGGTCATATCTCAGATGGGTATGGGCCTGATGGGTCAATTGTATGCATATTTATAA
- a CDS encoding glycosyl hydrolase, translating into MKSISFFFSTCFLLLLYACDSDAVEEGSSTYESLKEGFQNPPNRAKPKVYWWWLNGYVDTVRLKEELRAVKEAGIGGVDIFEIGTARYSNPGNMVPAGPAFMGEESLNTIRLAIEEATKLDLAVGLNLASSWNAGGTWIKPEHAAKSLYFTKTSVEGPSTQEISLPFPEISKTDDRGKQRLIEFGEDGKPLYYEEVAVLAVPANKTGFSDTTEIISLSANFDAARGKLEWEAPAGEWEVYRYVCSNSGEQLKLPSPNSMAPIIDHYDSAATRAHFMHFINKLQALLGDFENTALKNFYLASYEATGSVWTSSLPATFEAIHGYSIDKFIPALFDEQFLAEATAQKFQQDFNKTLSHLITQNHYGKAREICNQYGLQITSESGGPGAPLHNVPVDALKALGALDVPRGEFWVNHHFYTEDSVDVLWLVKEVAAASHIYQRGIVEEESFTSFQHWQEGPFDLKPLANKAFSEGMNRVVVHGFSHNPEGMGYPGIVYHAGTHYNDKRVWWPKIKPFNDYLSRISYILQETDFVADVLYYYGDQVPNFVVPKNQRFSAGAGHEYEVVNTEILLNELSVEDGELTLSNGASFRMLALGEDSKVNPEVMEKLEQLAEEGTIIVGPEPEKSVGLSNQPEASQKVASLADSLWQSFSADLTTEQLKSGGVFSDVSPGQMLEKLSIPADFSYADQSSGQLDYTHYQSEGLDFYLISNTTDQWVSRTCTFRQQDKTAEIWDPVTGEVIPVGVYQQTEQGIQVPLSLPPYGAYLLVFKPQSSSSHYEQITGAGPHPPRLAYLDEGISFLEEGEFTLVQGGNTRSVKSQLKTKPIEGAWQITFPQNWGAPASAEFPSLISWTEAEDEGIRYFSGTATYEKSFQFNPEDAEDFDRITLGLGKISEVGELWLNGQSLGISWSEPHTFEVTDLLREGENQLTIEVANTWSNRIVGDTETGENYTKTNISTAYRGIPWEEAPLLESGLLGPVQLNFTTTIAYDEE; encoded by the coding sequence GTGAAATCCATCTCATTTTTTTTTAGCACCTGTTTTTTACTACTGCTCTACGCCTGTGATAGTGATGCTGTAGAAGAGGGAAGCAGCACTTACGAAAGCCTGAAAGAAGGTTTTCAGAACCCGCCCAACAGAGCGAAACCAAAAGTGTACTGGTGGTGGCTCAATGGCTATGTAGATACCGTGCGCCTGAAAGAAGAGCTTCGTGCTGTCAAAGAGGCGGGCATTGGTGGCGTAGATATTTTTGAGATCGGTACTGCCCGATACAGCAATCCGGGCAATATGGTTCCGGCAGGACCAGCTTTTATGGGAGAGGAGTCATTGAACACCATCCGCCTGGCCATTGAAGAAGCTACCAAACTAGACCTGGCAGTCGGCCTCAACCTGGCCAGCAGCTGGAATGCAGGGGGTACATGGATCAAGCCGGAACATGCTGCCAAATCGCTTTACTTTACCAAAACTTCAGTAGAAGGGCCTTCTACGCAGGAAATTAGTTTGCCCTTCCCCGAAATTTCAAAGACAGACGATCGCGGCAAGCAGCGTTTGATTGAGTTTGGTGAGGACGGTAAACCGCTCTATTATGAAGAAGTGGCGGTGCTGGCCGTTCCTGCCAATAAAACCGGCTTTTCAGATACTACAGAAATCATTAGCCTGAGCGCCAACTTTGATGCAGCGAGAGGAAAACTGGAATGGGAGGCGCCAGCAGGGGAGTGGGAGGTCTACCGTTATGTATGTTCTAACTCGGGTGAGCAACTCAAGCTGCCCAGTCCCAACTCCATGGCGCCTATCATAGATCATTATGATTCGGCAGCCACCCGTGCGCATTTCATGCACTTCATCAACAAACTGCAAGCGCTCCTGGGTGATTTTGAAAATACGGCTTTAAAAAATTTCTACCTCGCCAGCTATGAAGCGACCGGCTCGGTCTGGACTTCCTCCTTACCGGCTACTTTTGAAGCGATCCATGGCTACTCCATTGATAAATTCATTCCGGCCCTGTTTGATGAACAGTTTTTAGCAGAAGCAACCGCTCAGAAGTTTCAGCAGGATTTTAACAAGACCTTGTCGCACCTCATCACGCAAAATCACTACGGCAAAGCCAGAGAAATCTGCAATCAGTACGGTTTACAGATTACTTCCGAGTCGGGAGGGCCGGGAGCGCCTTTGCACAATGTTCCGGTAGATGCTTTAAAAGCCCTGGGTGCGCTGGATGTGCCACGCGGAGAGTTCTGGGTCAATCACCACTTTTATACAGAAGACAGCGTGGATGTACTCTGGCTGGTGAAAGAAGTGGCTGCGGCTTCTCACATTTACCAGAGAGGTATTGTAGAGGAAGAGTCTTTTACCAGTTTTCAGCACTGGCAGGAAGGGCCTTTTGACCTGAAGCCTTTGGCTAACAAAGCATTTTCTGAGGGCATGAACCGGGTGGTGGTACATGGCTTTTCGCATAATCCCGAGGGCATGGGCTATCCGGGCATCGTATATCATGCGGGTACACACTACAATGACAAAAGGGTGTGGTGGCCTAAAATCAAACCCTTTAACGATTATCTGTCGCGTATCTCCTACATCCTGCAGGAAACAGATTTTGTGGCGGATGTGCTGTATTATTATGGTGATCAGGTACCTAATTTTGTAGTACCCAAGAACCAGCGATTTTCCGCGGGAGCGGGTCATGAGTATGAAGTGGTCAATACCGAAATTCTGCTCAATGAGCTTTCCGTAGAAGACGGAGAGCTGACCTTATCCAATGGGGCAAGCTTCAGAATGCTGGCGCTGGGAGAAGATAGCAAAGTCAATCCGGAGGTGATGGAAAAACTGGAGCAACTGGCTGAGGAAGGAACTATTATTGTTGGTCCGGAACCCGAAAAGTCCGTTGGGCTGAGCAATCAACCGGAGGCTTCGCAAAAAGTAGCATCTCTGGCAGATAGCCTCTGGCAGTCCTTTTCTGCGGATCTTACGACAGAACAGCTTAAAAGTGGAGGTGTTTTTTCTGATGTTTCTCCCGGTCAAATGCTGGAAAAACTTAGTATTCCTGCCGACTTCAGCTATGCTGACCAAAGTTCAGGGCAACTGGATTACACCCACTACCAAAGTGAAGGACTTGATTTTTACCTGATTAGCAATACTACTGATCAGTGGGTGTCCAGAACATGTACTTTCCGCCAGCAGGATAAAACAGCGGAGATATGGGATCCGGTCACTGGTGAAGTAATTCCGGTAGGCGTCTATCAACAGACAGAGCAGGGTATACAAGTTCCACTGTCGCTGCCGCCTTATGGTGCTTATCTGCTGGTGTTTAAGCCGCAAAGCTCATCATCTCATTACGAACAGATTACTGGCGCTGGCCCACATCCGCCTCGTTTGGCTTACCTAGATGAAGGTATCAGCTTTTTAGAAGAAGGTGAGTTTACCTTAGTACAAGGAGGCAATACGAGAAGCGTCAAGAGCCAGTTGAAAACAAAGCCTATTGAAGGTGCCTGGCAAATTACTTTTCCTCAAAACTGGGGTGCTCCTGCTTCGGCAGAGTTTCCATCACTCATATCCTGGACGGAAGCCGAGGATGAAGGTATCCGCTATTTCTCCGGAACAGCTACTTACGAAAAAAGCTTTCAGTTTAATCCCGAAGATGCCGAAGACTTTGACAGAATCACGCTGGGTTTGGGCAAAATATCCGAAGTAGGAGAGCTATGGTTGAATGGCCAGTCATTAGGCATCAGTTGGTCTGAACCCCATACCTTTGAGGTCACTGATCTGCTCCGTGAAGGTGAAAATCAGCTTACCATAGAGGTAGCCAACACCTGGTCTAACCGCATTGTTGGCGATACCGAAACCGGAGAAAATTATACCAAAACGAATATCTCCACTGCTTACAGAGGCATACCCTGGGAGGAGGCTCCTTTGCTGGAATCCGGTTTGTTAGGGCCGGTACAACTTAATTTTACAACCACCATTGCTTATGATGAAGAATAG
- a CDS encoding RagB/SusD family nutrient uptake outer membrane protein, with the protein MNLDKKDSQNVAVSEKDVEAFLGKTHHESNAQATQDTDLWQRFKEGSEEVFIAIYRSYFQLLYAYGHQFTVDTNMVEDCIQELFIALRVKREKLKYTNSIKFYLFKALRNRLLRKLSRKKMLPLSEQLMDGYNFEINLSQEHAIQFQTGANFPLFRYPHVLLMLAECYLRVGGGDPLMLVNQVRARAGLPAASVVTLEDIIHQRRVEFYGEADRWDVLVRTDKVLEVMEAHGENERQNRSEVHVGDAAFRDIKVLYPIPASAIQTDPKLKQNSEY; encoded by the coding sequence ATGAATCTGGATAAAAAAGATAGTCAAAATGTAGCTGTTAGCGAGAAGGATGTTGAAGCGTTTCTAGGTAAAACCCATCATGAAAGCAATGCTCAAGCTACCCAGGATACTGACCTTTGGCAGCGATTTAAGGAAGGAAGTGAAGAAGTATTTATAGCTATCTACCGCAGCTATTTTCAGCTCCTATACGCATACGGCCATCAGTTTACAGTCGACACTAATATGGTAGAAGACTGTATTCAGGAACTGTTTATAGCGCTAAGAGTCAAGAGAGAAAAACTTAAATACACCAATTCTATAAAGTTTTACCTGTTCAAGGCACTTCGTAACAGATTGTTGCGCAAGCTGAGCAGGAAAAAAATGTTGCCGCTAAGCGAACAGCTGATGGATGGTTACAATTTTGAAATTAATCTCTCTCAGGAGCATGCCATACAATTCCAGACCGGTGCCAATTTCCCGCTCTTCCGCTATCCGCATGTACTGCTTATGCTTGCTGAATGTTATCTGAGAGTTGGTGGTGGAGATCCTCTCATGTTAGTAAATCAGGTACGCGCTCGGGCCGGCTTACCGGCAGCTTCCGTTGTAACTCTGGAAGATATTATTCATCAGCGAAGGGTGGAGTTCTATGGAGAAGCTGACCGCTGGGACGTACTGGTAAGAACAGATAAAGTTCTGGAAGTCATGGAAGCGCATGGTGAAAACGAAAGACAGAACAGGTCGGAGGTACATGTTGGTGATGCTGCATTCAGGGACATCAAAGTCTTATACCCTATTCCGGCCAGTGCCATCCAGACTGATCCAAAGCTGAAACAAAATTCTGAATATTAG
- a CDS encoding SGNH/GDSL hydrolase family protein, translating to MEKVILSIALLFTLNFVAEAQSAAVADTATYLSDVKKELNKVWPDNRTINLVFHGHSVPAGYWHDHEVHTLESYPNRVLKQLKAQYPYAVINVIVTAIGGENSVQGQMRFEGEVLTHNPDVLMIDYALNDRSVGLEKAREAWEKMIQSAMQQEVKVILLTPSPDQRVDILEIGNPLAQHAEQIRELAEQYHIGLADPFTQFQKLLENGETLETYMSHVNHPNEKGHEVIVQTLLPWFIHAEK from the coding sequence ATGGAAAAAGTAATACTTTCGATAGCACTATTGTTCACCCTAAACTTCGTTGCAGAGGCGCAGTCTGCCGCTGTTGCGGATACTGCAACCTATCTGTCTGATGTCAAAAAAGAGTTAAATAAAGTATGGCCGGATAACCGTACAATCAATCTGGTCTTTCACGGCCACTCTGTTCCTGCTGGCTACTGGCACGATCATGAAGTACATACCCTGGAATCCTATCCAAATAGGGTATTGAAGCAACTCAAAGCACAATATCCCTATGCGGTGATCAATGTGATTGTAACGGCCATAGGCGGTGAGAATTCCGTACAAGGGCAAATGCGCTTTGAAGGAGAAGTACTCACACACAATCCGGATGTGTTGATGATAGACTATGCCCTGAACGACCGCAGTGTGGGCCTGGAGAAAGCCCGTGAAGCCTGGGAAAAGATGATACAGTCTGCGATGCAGCAGGAGGTCAAAGTCATCTTACTCACACCTTCGCCTGACCAAAGGGTGGATATTCTGGAAATAGGTAACCCATTGGCTCAACATGCGGAGCAGATCAGGGAACTGGCAGAGCAATATCATATCGGGCTGGCTGATCCCTTTACGCAGTTTCAGAAGCTGCTGGAGAATGGAGAAACGCTTGAAACCTATATGTCACACGTCAATCACCCTAATGAGAAGGGACATGAAGTTATCGTTCAAACATTGTTGCCCTGGTTTATACATGCTGAAAAGTGA
- a CDS encoding sulfatase: MKNKLNINRTILFLLFCSLPTAFLQAQQQARRPNVLFIASDDLNDWVGALNGHPQVLTPNIDRLAKRGTLFTNAHTQAPLCNPSRVSIMTGLRPSTTGIYGLAPRHRQVERTQDVVTLPQYFAAHGYRSMSAGKVFHGGISPEEREVEFQEWGPDGGHKPFPEEKIVKTPLDMVEHPLIDWGVFPEHEDSLMDDYKVASWAVDKLEELGEGDDEKPFFMAVGFNKPHVPLYATQQWFDLYPEEEVFLPLAPEGDRNDIPDFAWYLHWYLPEPRLSWVIESHQWRAKVRAYLATISFMDAQVGRVLDALEAQGLDDNTIVVFWSDHGYHLGEKGITGKNTLWERSTRVPLIFAGPGVTAGARSSQPAELLDMYPTLVALAGLPEKDEVEGLSLMPQLKNADAVRERPAITTHNPGNHTVRTEHWRYIRYADGSEELYDHRQDKEEWSNLADHTEYADIKKELINWLPEKDAPLAPGSKHRVLENKEGSWYWEGEAIDFNKLIR; the protein is encoded by the coding sequence GTGAAAAATAAACTGAATATCAATCGTACGATCTTATTCTTGCTCTTCTGCAGCTTGCCAACGGCATTTTTACAGGCCCAGCAGCAAGCCAGACGACCCAATGTGCTGTTCATCGCCAGTGACGACCTCAACGATTGGGTGGGGGCGCTCAATGGGCATCCACAGGTGCTGACCCCAAATATTGACCGGCTTGCCAAAAGGGGAACGCTCTTTACCAATGCCCATACGCAGGCTCCACTCTGCAACCCTTCCCGGGTCAGCATCATGACGGGGCTGCGCCCTTCTACCACAGGGATTTACGGACTTGCCCCACGACATCGTCAGGTGGAGCGAACCCAGGATGTCGTCACCTTGCCGCAGTATTTTGCAGCCCACGGTTACCGAAGCATGTCGGCAGGCAAAGTCTTTCATGGAGGGATCAGCCCGGAAGAGCGAGAAGTTGAATTCCAGGAGTGGGGGCCGGATGGTGGGCATAAACCATTTCCTGAGGAGAAGATCGTAAAAACACCTTTGGATATGGTAGAGCATCCGTTGATAGATTGGGGAGTTTTTCCTGAACATGAAGACTCTCTGATGGATGATTATAAAGTAGCCTCCTGGGCGGTAGATAAACTGGAGGAACTTGGAGAAGGTGATGATGAAAAACCATTTTTTATGGCTGTGGGCTTCAACAAACCTCATGTGCCCCTATATGCCACACAGCAATGGTTTGACCTATATCCTGAGGAGGAGGTATTCTTACCTCTTGCTCCGGAAGGTGATCGCAACGATATACCAGATTTTGCCTGGTATCTGCATTGGTACCTGCCGGAGCCCAGGCTCTCCTGGGTGATAGAAAGTCATCAGTGGCGTGCTAAAGTACGAGCCTATTTAGCGACCATAAGCTTTATGGATGCGCAGGTAGGTAGAGTGCTGGATGCCCTGGAAGCCCAGGGGCTGGATGACAATACCATCGTTGTGTTCTGGTCGGATCATGGATATCATCTGGGAGAAAAAGGCATTACCGGAAAAAATACCTTGTGGGAACGTTCTACCCGTGTACCGCTTATCTTCGCAGGCCCAGGCGTCACTGCCGGCGCTAGGTCATCACAACCCGCTGAACTGCTGGATATGTATCCGACTTTGGTAGCACTGGCTGGCCTGCCTGAAAAAGATGAGGTTGAAGGGCTGTCCCTGATGCCTCAGCTTAAGAATGCTGATGCAGTACGGGAACGCCCGGCCATAACCACGCATAACCCCGGGAACCATACGGTGCGCACCGAACATTGGCGTTATATACGTTATGCTGATGGGTCTGAAGAGCTATATGACCATAGGCAGGATAAAGAAGAGTGGTCTAATCTGGCTGATCATACTGAATACGCAGATATCAAAAAAGAACTAATCAACTGGCTGCCAGAAAAGGATGCTCCGCTGGCCCCGGGAAGTAAGCATCGTGTGCTGGAAAACAAAGAGGGCAGCTGGTACTGGGAAGGCGAAGCGATTGATTTTAACAAACTAATCAGATAA